The DNA sequence AAACCAATCATTGTGCTCCTGGGCAATTTTTAGCTGATGTATAAATCCGTCAAAGAATAAATCATTATAAAGAACCTGATCTTTTTTCTCAATTTTATCATTAGAAAATTGCTCTAAAAAGGCTCCTAAATTTGAGAAAGCATTAATTCTTTGTTGTAAATCCATTTTGAATTTGGTTATGAATAGTTTTGGCGTTATTTTTGCGATTGCAAATTTAAGGAAACTCCAATAGAGTTCTTTAATTTTAAAAGACAAAATTACTATGGCAATTATTATAACAGACGAATGTATAAATTGTGGTGCTTGCGAACCTGAGTGCCCAAATACAGCAATATACGAAGGCGCAGATGATTGGCGCTATAAAGATGGTACGAGTTTAGATGGAACTGTGGTACTTACAAATGGAAAAGAAGTAGATGCTGATGAGGCTCAGGAGCCTATTAGTGATGAGGTTTACTATATTGTACCAGATAAATGTACAGAGTGTAAAGGTTTTCATGATGAACCACAGTGTGCTGCGGTTTGCCCTGTAGACTGCTGTGTTCCTGATGATGATGTTGTAGAAACCGAAGAAGAACTTTTGGCTAAGCAGAAGTTCATGCATCCTGAAGGGTAAAAAATTTTAACAATATTATATCACTGATAATTATCAATTTTAACTAAATCCTGAGCTTTTAGCTTGGGATTTTCATTTTTAACATTTAATAGAATAAGAAAATGAATTTGGGAAAAGTATTTTTATTAATAAATGGAGAATTACCAAATACGCTTCCTAATATGTCTGAATATGATTTAATTTGCGCAACGGATGGTGCTTATCAATTTTTGTTAGAAAATAATATTACTCCTGATTTTATAAGTGGCGATTTTGATTCTTTAAAAGTTTTGCCCAAAAATATTGATGTAATTCATACACCAAATCAAGATTTTACAGATTTTGATAAAATTTTAAA is a window from the Pseudalgibacter alginicilyticus genome containing:
- a CDS encoding 4Fe-4S dicluster domain-containing protein; the encoded protein is MAIIITDECINCGACEPECPNTAIYEGADDWRYKDGTSLDGTVVLTNGKEVDADEAQEPISDEVYYIVPDKCTECKGFHDEPQCAAVCPVDCCVPDDDVVETEEELLAKQKFMHPEG